The window GAAGCCCAATGACGTACTATACGTACAAACCAGGCGTGGGTCAATTTTCAGGGAAGACTTTAGTTTGGTGGCTTCTATTGTTACGCTGGTGGTGAGCGTGGTCACCCTCGGGTTCGCTATTTCTAATTAGTAAAAACAAAAGACATGGAACAGTCTTATGTTGATGAAAGAGAAAGCAGCAGTAGCTTTGATGTAAAGCGGTTCCTGACTAAAGTAGGGAAGAATTACGGCTGGTGTATTGCTGCCGTTGTTCTTTGTATGGCCGCGGCTTATACCTGGTTACGGGTTACGGTACCCTTGTACCAGGTGGCAGCTTTTATCCAGGTACAACCACCCAATGAAGCTGCTAATATATTGGGCGGTTCTCCCTTTTCTTCTACCGGCAATGCCAATGCCAGGAACTATCCTGATGTAAATGGTGAAATATTTAAACTGCAATCTGCAGCATTGATCGGGGAGGTGGTGGATTCGTTGAAGCTGGATATAAAAATAACCCCAAAGGGGAAAGTGCAGGTAAACAGGGAAGCTGCCATAGCGGGCATTGCCCGGCGACTGATCGTGGCGCCTGTTCCCAAAGGAGGGATGGGCATGTTGCAGGTAGTGATGCGGGATGAAAAACCCGAACGGGCTCAACAGATCGTTAATGTATTGATCTATAAATATGATCTTGCCAATTATATTTTTAAGAATAAGGCCCTGCGTTCAGAAATAGCATTTCTCGACAACAGGCTGGCTACTGTTAATGAAGAACTGAATACCCAGGAAAATTATGTGCGCAATTTTAAAGCCAGCAACAAGATCAATGATGTATCCTCTTCGGCCAACCAATTGCTGAGCAGCCTTACCAGTATTGATTCCAAAAAGAGCGACAATGATTATAAGGAAAGCTTGTTGAAGCTGATAGAAGCGAATATCCAGGCAGCGGGGGGCAGGGAAGAAAGGATCAATGTACCCGGTTTGCAGGATGTAGACCTGGCCAACCTGGTAGCCAAATACAATGACCTCGTTTCGCAGAAGAGCAATATACTGGAACAGGGCGCGCCCAAGGACCTGCGGTTACCGCCTATCAATGTAAAACTGGAGAGTACCAGGGTGCATATTGTAAACCGCATTGCCAGCATCCGGCAGGAGCTGGCTACAAGCAATAATTTCCTGGCCAGCCAGGAACGCAGTACCACCGGCAGGTTTGTAACATTGCCGGAAAAGGAAAAAGATTATATACAGGTAAACCGCCTGCTGAATATCAAGCAATCATTGTACGTCTTCCTGCTGCAAAAAAAAGAAGACAAGAATATTGAATTCGCTTCATCAGGTATATCGGGATCACGCATCGTTGACTGGGGGGTGAATGGCGTACAGGACCCCAAGCCTTCCATCGTCTATGCCGCAGCTTTTCTTGCAGGGCTCCTGTTGCCGGTGATGGTGATATTGATAAGGTTCCTGCTGAATAAGCGCATTGAAACACCGGCAGACATCTACAAAACGACCACGCTGCCCATTGCAGGGGAAATTGCCCTGGTGTCACGTCTCGAACAGGAGATGGTGATGAAAAAAGACAATGTATCACCGGTGGCCGAACAGTTCAGGACCCTCCGTACAAATATGTTATACGTCAACAAGGGCGCCTCGGCCAAAGTGGTATTGATCACTTCCGGTATCAGTGGCGAGGGGAAAAGCTTTATCAGTTTGAACTTGGCTAATACATTGGCCATTAGCAACAGGAAAGTGGTATTGGTAGAATTTGACCTGCGCAATCCAGGTTTATCGGCCAGCCTTGGCGCTGCCAATACCACTGGTATTGCTAATTTCCTGGCCGAAGAAACAGATGTAGCGTCCATCATTCAACCGGTGACAGAATACGAAAACCTGTTCTTTATCAGTTCAGGCAATCCCTTGCCGGCCAATCCGGGCGAGATCATTCTCAATAACAGGATGCAATTGTTGTTTGATACCCTGAAAAAGGAATTTGATTTTATCATCCTGGATACGCCGCCTATTGAAGCGGTATCTGATGCGCTGGCGCTTGGCAAATGGGCCGACTGCTCCTTCTTTGTTATCCGCCATAAATATTCTTTACGGTCGTCCCTGGTGCGTATGAACCGGTTGTATGAAGACCAGAAGATCCCACGTCCCGGCCTGATCGTAAATGGCATTAAGCCCGGTGAAGGATTCAACAATGTACATGGCTATGGTTATGGATATGGAGATATGACCAGGATGAAGCGGAAAAAGAATAAAGATCGCACTAATCTAAAAATTGCCTGAAACAACAGGTAAACGCTTCTTTATGAAAATCATACATCACTACCGCCTGTGCAGCTAAAATATAAGAACGGTTTTTGGGGGTATCTCAAATTTTACTACCAGATCATTGGCAACAGGTTACTGCTGTTCCTGGGATTAAGTGTACTGATCAGTTGTCTCGACGGCATTGGACTGGCTATGTTCATTCCCTTGCTGCAGGTAGTATCAGAAGGAAGCAATGCCGGGAGTGAGGATGCATTGGGACAGCTCCGGTATTTTACCCACTTTATCCGGCTGCTTGGATGGGACCTGACCGTTACCACCATTTTAATGACCCTGGTGGCTTTGTTTACATTAAAAGGGCTCATGCGGTTTGCGCAGCTTAGCTATTATGCCAAACTAAGGCAGGTCTTCATCAAAAAAATACGGTTCAGCCTGGTTAATAACTTGCAGGCAT of the Paraflavitalea devenefica genome contains:
- a CDS encoding GumC family protein, translated to MEQSYVDERESSSSFDVKRFLTKVGKNYGWCIAAVVLCMAAAYTWLRVTVPLYQVAAFIQVQPPNEAANILGGSPFSSTGNANARNYPDVNGEIFKLQSAALIGEVVDSLKLDIKITPKGKVQVNREAAIAGIARRLIVAPVPKGGMGMLQVVMRDEKPERAQQIVNVLIYKYDLANYIFKNKALRSEIAFLDNRLATVNEELNTQENYVRNFKASNKINDVSSSANQLLSSLTSIDSKKSDNDYKESLLKLIEANIQAAGGREERINVPGLQDVDLANLVAKYNDLVSQKSNILEQGAPKDLRLPPINVKLESTRVHIVNRIASIRQELATSNNFLASQERSTTGRFVTLPEKEKDYIQVNRLLNIKQSLYVFLLQKKEDKNIEFASSGISGSRIVDWGVNGVQDPKPSIVYAAAFLAGLLLPVMVILIRFLLNKRIETPADIYKTTTLPIAGEIALVSRLEQEMVMKKDNVSPVAEQFRTLRTNMLYVNKGASAKVVLITSGISGEGKSFISLNLANTLAISNRKVVLVEFDLRNPGLSASLGAANTTGIANFLAEETDVASIIQPVTEYENLFFISSGNPLPANPGEIILNNRMQLLFDTLKKEFDFIILDTPPIEAVSDALALGKWADCSFFVIRHKYSLRSSLVRMNRLYEDQKIPRPGLIVNGIKPGEGFNNVHGYGYGYGDMTRMKRKKNKDRTNLKIA